From Brochothrix thermosphacta DSM 20171 = FSL F6-1036, a single genomic window includes:
- a CDS encoding thioredoxin family protein, whose translation MINKIKWWMIIVVAILVIGSGVLIFKPFATKEMDTSTFKAITTTEFETMKESKDGFVVYIGRPTCKYCRAFTPKLAKIAKDKKLTVYYYNTDKARKSDDKSLTKLLNNLDVSSVPTLMVIKDNKKQASFNAADKSATQTEKWLDTNKLK comes from the coding sequence GTGATTAACAAGATAAAATGGTGGATGATTATTGTTGTAGCAATACTTGTCATAGGTAGTGGAGTATTGATTTTCAAACCTTTTGCAACGAAAGAAATGGATACATCAACCTTCAAAGCGATTACAACAACTGAGTTTGAGACGATGAAAGAATCTAAAGATGGATTTGTTGTTTATATAGGTCGACCAACGTGTAAATATTGCCGAGCTTTTACACCTAAGCTTGCAAAAATCGCAAAAGATAAAAAACTGACAGTTTATTATTACAATACAGATAAAGCGCGTAAAAGTGATGATAAATCGTTGACTAAACTGCTTAATAATTTAGATGTTTCCTCCGTACCGACACTTATGGTTATTAAAGATAATAAAAAACAGGCCTCTTTTAATGCAGCAGATAAATCAGCGACGCAAACAGAAAAATGGTTAGATACTAATAAATTAAAGTAA
- the hemH gene encoding ferrochelatase, which yields MKKIGLLVMAYGTPYKEEDILRYYTDIRHGHAPTQELYDDLAERYRDIGGISPLARITDEQAAALGSSLNSKNEDVQYQVYIGLKHIEPWIEEAVVEMENDGIKEAYGIVLAPQYSGFSTQSYHSRAQKKIDEIGSEIKLTKILRWFEEPKFLDFWANQIKALNHSFTDEQRKNAMYVFSAHSLPVKILKDGDYYPQEVKRTAELIAERAGITNFVVGWQSAGRTADEWIGPDVLDLTRELSENNYTEYIYLPVGFVAEHLEVLYDNDIECKDVVAEIGANYHRLEMPNTDPLFIEALTDIVMKARETNL from the coding sequence TTGAAAAAAATTGGTTTATTGGTGATGGCCTACGGGACACCATATAAAGAAGAAGATATTTTAAGATATTATACAGATATTCGTCATGGTCATGCACCTACGCAAGAACTATATGATGATTTAGCAGAACGTTATCGTGATATTGGTGGGATTTCTCCTTTAGCACGTATTACAGATGAACAGGCTGCAGCACTTGGTTCAAGTTTGAACAGTAAAAATGAAGATGTTCAATACCAGGTTTATATTGGGCTAAAACATATCGAACCTTGGATTGAAGAGGCTGTTGTCGAGATGGAAAATGATGGCATTAAAGAGGCTTATGGTATAGTACTAGCTCCACAATATTCTGGTTTTAGTACACAATCTTATCATTCTCGTGCTCAGAAAAAAATTGATGAAATTGGTTCGGAAATTAAATTAACAAAAATATTACGTTGGTTTGAAGAACCTAAATTCTTAGATTTTTGGGCAAATCAAATTAAAGCATTGAATCATTCATTTACAGATGAACAAAGAAAAAATGCAATGTATGTTTTTTCTGCTCATAGTTTACCAGTGAAAATTTTAAAAGATGGTGATTATTATCCTCAAGAAGTGAAACGAACTGCGGAATTAATTGCTGAACGAGCAGGTATTACGAATTTTGTTGTAGGGTGGCAAAGTGCTGGTAGAACAGCTGATGAATGGATCGGTCCAGATGTTTTAGATTTAACACGAGAACTTAGTGAAAATAATTATACGGAGTACATATACTTACCCGTTGGTTTTGTAGCAGAACACTTAGAAGTTCTTTATGATAATGATATCGAATGTAAAGATGTTGTAGCCGAAATCGGTGCAAATTATCACCGTTTAGAGATGCCGAATACAGATCCGCTTTTTATTGAAGCATTAACTGATATTGTTATGAAAGCCCGTGAAACTAACCTATGA
- the pta gene encoding phosphate acetyltransferase yields the protein MKTLINELKEKVVGKDIRIVFPEGNDTRIVSTAARLQAEGSVIPVLLGNPEVIAATAKEAGVIIDNIETHDPANDELFEELVTAFVERRAGKTTEEQARKMLLDPNYFGTMLVHTDKVQGLVSGAVHSTGDTVRPALQIIKTKPGIKKTSGAMMMLGRSSRFIFSDVAINISPDSIDLAETAIASAETASIFNIEPKIAMLSFSTHGSAKSPEAEAVAEATRLVKEARPDLIVDGEIQFDAAFVPEVAQLKAPDSPLLGNASVFVFPNLSAGNIGYKLVQRFAKLEAVGPILQGLNKPVNDLSRGCTADDAYKLALITAAQAVAK from the coding sequence TTGAAAACATTAATCAATGAGTTAAAAGAAAAAGTTGTAGGGAAAGATATTCGTATTGTCTTCCCAGAAGGAAACGATACACGTATTGTATCAACTGCTGCACGTTTACAAGCAGAAGGAAGTGTTATCCCTGTATTATTAGGTAATCCTGAAGTCATTGCAGCCACAGCAAAAGAAGCTGGTGTTATTATTGATAACATTGAAACTCATGATCCAGCTAATGATGAATTATTTGAAGAATTGGTAACAGCCTTTGTTGAACGCCGCGCTGGTAAAACAACTGAGGAACAAGCTCGTAAAATGCTACTAGATCCAAACTATTTTGGCACAATGCTTGTGCATACTGACAAAGTACAAGGTCTTGTAAGTGGAGCAGTTCACTCAACAGGTGATACTGTTAGACCTGCTTTACAAATCATCAAAACTAAGCCAGGGATCAAAAAAACTTCTGGTGCTATGATGATGCTTGGTCGTTCATCACGTTTTATCTTTTCAGATGTTGCAATCAACATCAGTCCAGATAGTATTGACTTAGCTGAAACTGCTATTGCAAGTGCTGAAACTGCAAGTATTTTCAACATTGAGCCTAAAATTGCTATGTTGAGTTTCTCAACTCATGGTTCGGCAAAATCTCCAGAAGCAGAAGCTGTTGCTGAAGCAACTCGCCTTGTCAAAGAGGCACGCCCTGATTTAATAGTTGATGGTGAAATTCAATTTGACGCTGCATTTGTTCCAGAAGTTGCACAATTAAAAGCACCTGATTCACCTTTATTAGGTAATGCTTCTGTTTTCGTTTTCCCTAATCTTAGTGCAGGTAATATCGGATATAAATTAGTACAACGTTTTGCTAAATTAGAAGCAGTTGGACCTATTCTACAAGGTTTAAACAAACCTGTGAATGATTTATCGCGTGGTTGTACTGCAGATGATGCTTATAAATTAGCATTAATTACTGCAGCTCAAGCTGTCGCTAAATAA
- a CDS encoding DUF423 domain-containing protein, producing MKKFAIIGAVFAMLAVALGAFGAHALKEQLGSSRSVWETAVQYQMFHALALLVIAILLHLFRDSFFSIAAWLMVIGTLFFSGSLYTLSLIKITAIGIVTPIGGVFFILAWLFVILGIFRIRTSRFNY from the coding sequence ATGAAAAAATTTGCTATTATTGGTGCAGTATTTGCAATGCTAGCCGTTGCACTTGGTGCATTTGGAGCACACGCCTTAAAAGAACAACTTGGCAGCTCTCGTTCCGTTTGGGAAACTGCAGTGCAATATCAAATGTTTCATGCACTCGCACTATTAGTAATTGCTATTTTACTTCATCTCTTCCGTGATTCGTTTTTTTCGATTGCGGCATGGTTGATGGTTATAGGTACTTTATTTTTCTCAGGTAGCCTTTATACACTTAGTCTTATAAAAATCACTGCAATTGGTATCGTTACACCTATTGGTGGCGTCTTTTTTATTCTTGCATGGCTATTTGTAATTTTGGGTATCTTTAGAATTCGCACATCACGTTTTAACTATTAA
- the hemG gene encoding protoporphyrinogen oxidase: MKKVAIIGGGLSGLTAAFYLARQNKNIDWQVYEASARFGGHIKTVHKQGYIIEKGPDSFLARKPAGMQLIHDLKLDSELVKNATGQSYIYQNKIFHPIPDGSIMGIPTKLKPFLKSKLFSPLGKVRVLYELIKPADRSKEDQSLGDFFEKRFGKEMVTHLIEPLFSGIYAGNLYQMSLRATYPAMETLLNENGSILKGLRKQRVQTTGTKQTIGAFRTLKGGMTQLVDELVKQLPTERCHLNKAIENIEKKEDRYHLLFKNGEIEVVDEIIFGINHLRALELMPQYESPLKNQKIASSATLSFGFKIDDVPSLPDGTGFLMTREKDEHMTACTWVHTKWPHMVPENRILLRVFLGRSNLSNVTELADDELISLARTYLQDIMGVTAEPEVTEISKMNMAMPQYDIGHTERVASLLEKTKHQREGLHFIGMSYEGVGIPDCIQLAKETVKNM, translated from the coding sequence ATGAAAAAAGTAGCTATTATTGGTGGCGGTTTGTCTGGATTAACGGCTGCTTTCTATTTAGCCCGTCAAAATAAAAACATAGATTGGCAAGTGTATGAAGCAAGTGCACGTTTTGGAGGTCATATAAAAACTGTTCATAAGCAAGGTTATATCATTGAAAAAGGGCCAGACTCTTTTTTAGCACGTAAACCAGCAGGGATGCAGTTGATTCATGACTTGAAACTAGATTCAGAACTAGTGAAAAATGCAACGGGACAGTCATACATTTATCAAAATAAAATTTTCCACCCAATACCTGATGGTTCAATCATGGGTATACCTACAAAGTTAAAACCCTTTTTAAAAAGTAAACTGTTTTCGCCACTTGGTAAAGTAAGGGTATTATATGAACTAATCAAACCAGCAGATAGATCAAAAGAAGATCAATCATTAGGTGATTTTTTTGAGAAGCGATTTGGTAAAGAAATGGTTACTCATTTAATTGAACCTCTTTTTTCAGGTATTTATGCAGGTAATCTCTATCAAATGAGTTTGAGAGCAACTTATCCGGCAATGGAAACCCTTCTTAATGAAAATGGTAGTATACTAAAAGGTTTGCGAAAGCAACGAGTACAAACGACAGGAACAAAGCAAACAATTGGTGCATTTCGAACACTAAAGGGTGGAATGACTCAACTTGTTGATGAGTTGGTGAAACAACTTCCAACAGAACGATGTCATCTTAATAAGGCAATTGAAAATATTGAAAAAAAAGAAGATAGATATCATTTACTATTCAAAAATGGAGAAATAGAAGTTGTAGATGAGATTATCTTCGGAATTAATCATTTAAGAGCATTAGAACTAATGCCTCAATATGAGTCACCATTAAAAAATCAAAAAATTGCTTCTTCAGCGACATTGTCATTTGGTTTCAAGATAGATGATGTTCCCAGTCTACCTGACGGAACAGGATTTTTAATGACACGTGAAAAAGACGAACATATGACAGCTTGTACATGGGTCCATACAAAATGGCCACATATGGTACCAGAAAATCGTATATTATTACGTGTGTTTTTAGGCAGAAGCAATCTATCTAACGTTACTGAGTTAGCAGATGATGAATTAATCAGCTTAGCACGTACTTATCTACAAGATATAATGGGTGTTACGGCGGAACCAGAAGTTACTGAAATAAGTAAGATGAATATGGCAATGCCTCAATACGATATTGGACATACTGAAAGAGTAGCTTCGTTATTAGAAAAGACAAAACACCAACGAGAAGGACTGCATTTTATTGGTATGTCATACGAGGGTGTAGGTATTCCAGATTGTATTCAATTAGCTAAAGAAACAGTAAAGAATATGTGA
- a CDS encoding lactonase family protein, whose product MSNERVYFGTYTKKASQGIYTATVNNETAELSNVAVAGKVDNPTYLTIDPTNSYLYSIAKVDGKGGIQSFKINEDATLTPLNNISEEGAPPCYVAINNAGNVLYTANYHRGLIDSVALNEDGSIDRVVSRDAHEGNSINPERQDKAYAHYSDLTPDGKFVLGVDLGTDEIYSYKVNGAELERVAILSVKPGSGPRHLVFTKDGETVYIMTELSNEVIVAKFNKETGGLVVKQTIYSLPEDFKGANKGSAIRITPNEKTLYVSNRGYDGITAFDIAADGTLSVKQFISSFGVGPRDINVNAAGTVLIAANEDTGTATSYKINAESGELTAVSKEVSVPETVAVSFLNNIN is encoded by the coding sequence ATGAGTAATGAACGCGTTTATTTTGGAACATACACAAAAAAAGCAAGCCAAGGCATTTACACAGCGACGGTTAATAATGAAACAGCTGAATTAAGCAATGTTGCTGTTGCAGGTAAGGTAGATAATCCGACCTATTTAACAATTGATCCTACTAATAGTTACCTTTATTCAATTGCTAAGGTAGATGGTAAAGGTGGAATTCAATCTTTTAAAATTAATGAAGATGCAACATTAACACCATTAAATAATATTTCAGAAGAGGGAGCACCACCTTGTTATGTTGCAATTAATAATGCAGGTAATGTATTGTATACAGCAAACTATCACCGTGGTTTAATTGATTCAGTCGCTTTGAATGAAGATGGATCAATTGATCGTGTGGTTTCAAGAGATGCACATGAAGGTAATAGCATTAATCCTGAACGTCAAGATAAAGCTTATGCTCACTATTCAGACTTAACACCTGATGGTAAATTTGTCTTAGGTGTAGATTTAGGAACGGATGAGATTTATTCATATAAAGTAAATGGAGCGGAATTAGAACGTGTTGCTATACTATCTGTTAAGCCAGGAAGTGGCCCTCGTCATCTTGTTTTCACAAAAGATGGTGAAACAGTGTATATCATGACAGAGTTATCTAACGAAGTAATTGTTGCTAAATTCAACAAAGAGACAGGTGGTCTTGTAGTAAAACAAACAATTTACTCACTCCCTGAAGATTTTAAAGGAGCTAACAAAGGTTCAGCTATCCGTATTACGCCAAACGAAAAAACATTATATGTTTCAAACCGTGGTTATGATGGGATTACTGCTTTTGATATCGCAGCGGATGGCACGTTGTCAGTTAAACAATTTATTTCATCATTCGGAGTTGGTCCACGAGATATTAATGTCAATGCAGCAGGAACTGTTCTGATTGCAGCAAATGAGGATACAGGAACTGCAACATCGTATAAAATTAATGCAGAATCTGGTGAATTAACAGCAGTCAGTAAAGAAGTGAGTGTCCCTGAAACAGTGGCAGTATCATTTTTAAATAACATTAACTAA